The following are encoded together in the Micromonospora lupini genome:
- a CDS encoding DUF1360 domain-containing protein: protein MSDTGLRQKAARLRRAYAPHEHRPLGGYLAAMGTYAGVTGVLAGLVKVTGRPVPERPAPADVVLLSIATHKLSRLLSKDAVTSPLRAPFTRYDRPIGSGEVMEQVRDSGSSTRHAIGELLSCPFCLAVWVATGLTGGLVLAPRLTRLVATALTAVAASDFLQMAYATAQQAAEGGHDDD from the coding sequence GTGAGCGACACTGGCCTGCGACAGAAGGCGGCGCGGCTGCGCCGGGCGTACGCGCCGCACGAGCACCGGCCGCTCGGCGGCTACCTGGCGGCGATGGGCACCTACGCCGGGGTGACCGGGGTGCTCGCCGGCCTGGTCAAGGTGACCGGCCGCCCGGTGCCCGAGCGTCCCGCCCCCGCCGACGTCGTGTTGCTCTCCATCGCCACGCACAAGCTGAGCCGGCTGCTGTCCAAGGACGCGGTCACCAGCCCGCTGCGGGCGCCGTTCACCCGCTACGACAGGCCGATCGGCAGCGGCGAGGTGATGGAGCAGGTCCGCGACTCGGGCAGCTCCACCCGGCACGCCATCGGCGAGTTGCTGAGCTGCCCCTTCTGTCTGGCGGTGTGGGTGGCCACGGGGCTGACCGGGGGCCTCGTGCTCGCACCCCGCCTCACGCGCCTGGTGGCCACCGCGTTGACGGCTGTGGCCGCGTCCGACTTCCTCCAGATGGCGTACGCCACGGCGCAGCAGGCCGCCGAGGGCGGACACGACGACGACTGA
- a CDS encoding DUF6158 family protein encodes MMTGSVREDDFPSSGSTETSPEQRVPEWGGDHLADSGGADLDGDALGVDPTELTDDDLIREMHSLHRTRLDTLRHAADSALANHLRRTAELETEYLARHPGREVDPSRLRDA; translated from the coding sequence ATGATGACCGGATCGGTACGCGAGGACGACTTTCCGTCCAGCGGCAGCACGGAAACGAGCCCGGAGCAGCGGGTGCCCGAGTGGGGCGGCGACCACCTCGCCGACTCCGGCGGCGCCGATCTCGACGGCGACGCGCTCGGCGTCGACCCGACGGAGCTGACCGACGACGATCTGATCCGCGAGATGCACAGCCTGCACCGCACCCGGCTGGACACCCTCCGGCACGCGGCGGACTCCGCGCTCGCCAACCACCTGCGGCGCACGGCCGAACTGGAGACCGAGTACCTCGCCCGGCACCCGGGCCGGGAGGTCGACCCGAGCCGCCTGCGGGACGCCTGA
- a CDS encoding DUF3817 domain-containing protein codes for MGAALTRYRVIAWIVGVVLILLVVVGMPLKYAFDNPVVVETVGPAHGFLYMIYLVAAFDLSRRADWPLKRMLLVMLAGTVPFVSFYAERRVTAWLDRPATRTPEPVAG; via the coding sequence GTGGGCGCAGCCCTTACCCGGTACCGCGTGATCGCCTGGATCGTGGGCGTGGTGCTGATCCTGCTTGTCGTTGTCGGCATGCCACTGAAGTACGCGTTCGACAACCCGGTGGTGGTGGAGACGGTCGGCCCGGCGCACGGCTTCCTCTACATGATCTACCTGGTGGCCGCGTTCGACCTGAGCCGCCGCGCCGACTGGCCACTGAAGCGGATGCTCCTGGTGATGCTTGCCGGCACCGTGCCGTTCGTCTCGTTCTACGCCGAGCGTCGCGTCACCGCCTGGCTGGACCGGCCCGCGACCCGTACGCCGGAGC